In one window of Enoplosus armatus isolate fEnoArm2 chromosome 7, fEnoArm2.hap1, whole genome shotgun sequence DNA:
- the ube3a gene encoding ubiquitin-protein ligase E3A, with translation MSDTDLWATKEDFSDVHYLTENTVCRILSFCEEKGDYSALIRIIGRVFSNADALMKSFRKDEPNSTESLESFKPTDEDKHEKQSEQTLEKMGASSAAASPDEGPSEVFEPCEVTVDIGAVRRVYDRLLNIDQVEAALVNALIYLTPNMELDLEYLDVYETNPDYLNIFIIVLENSNLHSPEYLEVALPQFCKAMSKLPVTALARLSKLWSVYGLPHTRRMMETFQQLITFTVVSNEYDSENLVNDDETVVAATQCLKVVFYASILGGEVDVEHNEEDEDDSESDELTLHELLGEERLYKKGPRVDPLEKELAVRPIDSIRPLIPFEDFINESVNEVVEMDKDFTFFKVNAETKFSFQSCPFILNVITKNQGLYYDNRIRMYSERRLTALYSMVQGQQPNPYLKLKVRRDHIIDDALVRLEMISMENPSDLKKQLFVEFEGEQGVDEGGVSKEFFQLVLEEIFNPDIGMFTYDDDTKLFWFNSSSLENEAQYTLVGLVLGLAIYNNCILDVHFPMVVYRKLMSKKGTYSDLSDSHAVLFQSLKELLEYTGNVEEDMMLTFQISHMDLFGNPLLYDLKDQGDQIPVTKENRQEFVDLYAEYILNKSVERQFKAFKKGFLIVTNESPLKYLFRPEEVELLICGSRKLDFEALEKTTEYDGGYSKDSQIIKDFWETIHSFGEEQKRLFLQFTTGTDRAPVGGLGKLKMIIAKNGSDTDRLPTSHTCFNALLLPEYSSKEKLKERLLKAITYAKGFGML, from the exons ATGAGCGATACGGACCTCTGGGCCACCAAGGAGGACTTCTCAG ATGTTCATTACCTCACAGAGAACACTGTATGTAGGATCCTGAGTTTCTGCGAGGAGAAAGGGGACTACTCGGCTCTCATCCGCATCATCGGCAGGGTTTTCTCCAACGCAGATGCCCTGATGAAGAGTTTCAGGAAGGATGAACCCAACTCCACTGAAAGCCTTGAGTCTTTTAAACCAACAGATGAGGACAAGCATGAGAAGCAGAGCGAGCAAACCTTAGAGAAGATGGGTGCTtcttctgcagctgcttcaccaGACGAGGGTCCTAGTGAAGTGTTCGAACCTTGTGAGGTTACAGTGGACATTGGCGCGGTGAGGAGAGTCTATGACAGACTTTTAAACATCGACCAGGTAGAGGCAGCTCTGGTAAACGCACTCATTTACCTCACTCCGAATATGGAACTCGACCTGGAATACCTTGATGTGTACGAAACAAACCCAGATTACCTGAATATCTTCATTATCGTGCTGGAGAACAGCAACCTTCACAGCCCCGAGTACCTGGAAGTGGCGTTGCCGCAGTTCTGCAAAGCGATGAGCAAACTGCCGGTGACTGCGCTCGCCAGGCTGTCGAAGCTCTGGTCCGTGTACGGTCTCCCACACACCCGCCGCATGATGGAGACCTTCCAGCAGCTCATCACTTTCACGGTCGTCAGCAATGAATATGACAGCGAAAATCTGGTAAATGATGACGAGACTGTGGTGGCTGCGACCCAGTGTTTGAAAGTTGTCTTCTACGCAAGTATCCTGGGTGGTGAGGTTGATGTGGAGCACaacgaggaggacgaggacgactCGGAGTCCGATGAGCTCACCCTGCATGAGCTGCTAGGTGAGGAGCGGCTCTATAAGAAGGGTCCCCGGGTCGATCCTCTGGAGAAAGAACTGGCCGTCAGACCTATAGATAGCATAAGACCCCTCATCCCCTTTGAGGATTTTATCAACGAGTCGGTGAACGAAGTGGTGGAGATGGACAAGGATTTCACCTTCTTCAAGGTCAACGCCGAAACCAAGTTTTCTTTCCAGAGCTGCCCCTTCATCCTCAATGTCATCACCAAGAACCAGGGACTGTACTACGACAACAGGATCAGGATGTACAGCGAGCGACGCCTCACGGCCCTCTACAGCATGGTCCAGGGCCAGCAGCCCAACCCCTATCTCAAGCTCAAAGTACGCAGAGATCACATCATCGACGACGCCCTCGTCAGA CTGGAGATGATCTCCATGGAGAACCCGTCTGACCTGAAGAAGCAGCTGTTTGTTGAGTTCGAGGGGGAGCAAGGTGTAGACGAGGGAGGGGTTTCAAAGGAGTTCTTTCAGTTGGTCTTGGAGGAAATTTTCAATCCCGACATAG GCATGTTCACCTACGACGACGACACAAAACTTTTTTGGTTTAATTCATCCTCACTGGAGAATGAAGCACAGTATACTCTCGTTGGACTCGTCCTGGGGCTCGCCATTTACAACAACTGCATCCTGGACGTGCATTTCCCTATGGTTGTCTACAGGAAACTCATGAGCAAGAAAGGGACCTACTCGGACCTGTCAGACTCACATGCA GTTCTCTTCCAGAGTCTGAAGGAGTTGCTTGAATATACCGGCAATGTAGAGGAAGACATGATGCTCACCTTCCAGATATCACACATGGACCTTTTTGGAAACCCGCTTCTATATGACTTAAAGGATCAGGGAGACCAGATCCCTGTTACTAAGGAGAATAGACAG GAGTTTGTGGACCTGTATGCTGAGTACATACTGAACAAGAGCGTGGAGAGACAATTCAAAGCCTTCAAAAAAGGTTTTCTGATTGTCACTAATGAGTCCCCACTGAAATATCTGTTTAGACCTGAGGAAGTAGAGCTGCTCATCTGTGGAAGCAGG AAACTTGACTTTGAAGCACttgaaaagacaacagaatatGACGGAGGTTATAGCAAAGACAGTCAAATTATCAA AGATTTCTGGGAAACGATTCACTCGTTTggggaggagcagaagaggttGTTTCTTCAGTTTACCACCGGCACAGACAGAGCACCGGTTGGCGGGCTcggcaaattaaaaatgatcatcGCTAAGAATGGCTCCGACACAGACAG gcTGCCAACCTCTCACACCTGCTTTAATGCACTGCTGCTCCCAGAATACTCCTCCaaggaaaaactgaaagaaagacTCCTCAAGGCTATCACTTACGCCAAAGGATTTGGGATGCTGTGA